CCGTCCAGCTGCCCGACGGATCCCTTCCGTTGCTGGCGCCCATGAGCGAGGTCGCCGGCCGGCTGGCGGCCCAGGTGGGCGCCTACCAGCTGATGAAGACCCAGGGCGGCCGCGGCGTCCTGATGGGCGGTGTGCCCGGCGTGGTCCCCGCGCAGGTGATGGTGATCGGTGCCGGCACCGCCGGCTACAACGCCGCGCGGGTCGCTGCCGGGATGGGCGCCCAGGTCACGGTGTTCGACGTCAACCTCGCCCGGCTGCGCGAGCTCGACGCCGAATTCGCCGGGCGGATCCAGACCCGGCATTCGTCGGCCTTCGAGCTCGAGGCGGCGGCCCGGGATGCCGATCTGCTGATCGGCGCGGTCCTGGTCCCGGGCTCCCGCGCCCCCAAGCTGGTCTCCAATGCACTTGTCGCGCAGATGAAGCCCGGTTCGGTTCTGGTCGACATCGCCATCGATCAGGGCGGCTGCTTCGAGGATTCGCGTCCGACCACCCACGACCACCCGACCTACACCGTGCACGACAGCGTGTTCTACTGCGTGACCAACATGCCGGGTGTGGTGCCGCGCACCGCGACGTTCGCGCTGAGCAACGCCACCATGCCCTTCGTACTGAAGCTGGCCGACCAGGGCTGGCGGCGCGCCTGCCGCGCGGACTCCGCACTGGCGCACGGCTTGTCGACCCATGACGGCGCCCTGCTG
This DNA window, taken from Mycolicibacterium sp. MU0050, encodes the following:
- the ald gene encoding alanine dehydrogenase, which encodes MRVGVPTEIKNNEFRVAITPAGVADLTRHGHEVLVEGGAGVGSAISDQDYAAAGACIAADAEQVWAEAELVLKVKEPVAAEYPRLRRGQTLFTFLHLAASTACTQALLAAGTTAIAYETVQLPDGSLPLLAPMSEVAGRLAAQVGAYQLMKTQGGRGVLMGGVPGVVPAQVMVIGAGTAGYNAARVAAGMGAQVTVFDVNLARLRELDAEFAGRIQTRHSSAFELEAAARDADLLIGAVLVPGSRAPKLVSNALVAQMKPGSVLVDIAIDQGGCFEDSRPTTHDHPTYTVHDSVFYCVTNMPGVVPRTATFALSNATMPFVLKLADQGWRRACRADSALAHGLSTHDGALLSERVAVDLGLAFTDPAAVLA